Proteins encoded by one window of Paenibacillus urinalis:
- a CDS encoding threonine aldolase family protein, translated as MEQNNKITLAEAYNKSEYPILGNGKWNVQMLKEAFEHVDGAMAGDRYGTGKVIEDFERKMADMLGKESAVFFPSGTMAQQIAMRIWSDEKGSKIVAYHPLSHLEIHEEDGLKELHHLEPVLLGEAHRLIRLQDVKQLGGDVACLLLELPQREIGGQLPEFEELVEISAYCREQGIRLHLDGARLFETTPYYGKSAAEICALFDSVYVSFYKGIGGIAGAILAGPEKFTTVSKVWKRRHGGDLIGLYPYILSSDYYLNKRIDRMAEYYNRAKELAGLFNQCSGVRTVPQVPVTNMFHLHFHMSAGELEPILIDVYTQTGVGLISFLREVHNQECKTEISIGDRYGDVPQDRLDQAIQLLQENMFKVKR; from the coding sequence ATGGAACAAAACAACAAAATCACATTAGCAGAAGCATACAACAAGAGTGAATACCCTATTCTGGGGAATGGTAAATGGAATGTTCAGATGCTGAAGGAGGCATTTGAGCATGTGGATGGGGCAATGGCAGGAGACCGTTATGGTACAGGCAAAGTGATTGAAGATTTTGAACGTAAAATGGCGGATATGTTAGGGAAAGAATCCGCAGTGTTTTTTCCGAGTGGTACGATGGCGCAGCAGATTGCGATGCGAATATGGTCAGATGAGAAAGGCAGCAAAATCGTCGCATATCATCCACTCAGCCATTTGGAGATTCATGAGGAAGACGGTCTCAAGGAGCTGCACCACTTGGAGCCTGTCCTTCTCGGAGAAGCACACCGTCTAATTCGATTGCAAGATGTGAAGCAGTTAGGAGGAGATGTGGCATGCTTGCTGCTAGAATTGCCGCAGCGTGAGATTGGAGGTCAGCTGCCGGAGTTTGAGGAGCTTGTTGAAATCTCTGCCTATTGCAGAGAACAGGGGATTCGGCTGCACCTGGACGGTGCAAGACTATTCGAAACAACACCTTACTATGGAAAGTCCGCAGCCGAGATATGTGCGCTGTTTGACAGTGTGTATGTCTCCTTTTATAAAGGAATTGGCGGTATAGCTGGTGCGATATTAGCAGGACCTGAAAAATTCACTACAGTATCCAAGGTATGGAAGAGACGTCACGGAGGAGATTTGATTGGGCTGTATCCTTACATTCTGAGCAGCGATTATTATTTAAATAAACGGATTGACCGAATGGCAGAATATTATAACAGGGCAAAGGAGCTCGCCGGCTTGTTCAATCAGTGTTCAGGAGTTAGAACTGTTCCACAGGTCCCCGTGACAAATATGTTTCATCTTCATTTTCATATGTCTGCTGGGGAGCTTGAGCCCATACTGATTGATGTATATACACAAACAGGAGTCGGCTTAATCTCGTTCCTGCGAGAAGTTCACAATCAGGAATGCAAGACAGAGATTAGTATTGGAGATCGCTATGGCGATGTACCGCAAGATCGGCTAGATCAGGCGATTCAATTACTTCAGGAGAACATGTTTAAAGTAAAGAGGTAG
- a CDS encoding stalk domain-containing protein encodes MKLKKLSMLTVLALSQIASAIPVSAQSTVTNTPQESDVSEVLEQSLTSQETGNEASISDQQGSQGEAVNNNSAGTDESAPLPNAATGTEPAEVTEPPAEVIDNNTDTTEPIPAASANELILHFNSTKMEQGGQVYNAPQPMQVKKGVSYVPIRALVDRVGYKVTYDKKTKETIITSGTNELRFKTDSSKYTVNGVSKSMKGTSFQTKNTFMVPLTAITQALNISYKVDNVGKRIIMDVSVKPVAKFTIQEKEIFAGQTTLTYVTEATSPSGLEIVNERWEGRQDIYAQSGEYTITYTVQDENGTWSDPYSQKITVLQPNLPPVAMFTTDKDEYRMGEFITITDQSTDDGQIVKHDWNNKAYAHFTPGPKTISLTVTDNKGLTATYEKTIIVTGETLYSADDFNKLLLPPGEKFSFDGSNVPALPKINYSYYDEPSTLIRSNSPETVNSEGIVYKETSVGDTRFMIHHVNNVGKNVKMYVVATNKNATKATITTENLGFAGPTGIATAAGKKSVYNYFESMQNGSKQSMLTLEPGESKLVMTELSKTRMKQGDVISLFSDIHSDYPIEYNVVMIDEKLDPLTVLGELPVLDRDGVHNRGTYPNSTRVIRYSEYVGDTAQRLALGDNQDDPNLAGMDPMLGVEASNTGNFGVLYKMTFDNVAANTLISFNPRGGKYSGYAMVNGNITAIYSAGQVSAPNEQAVLYRTGDYSQKVEILMTAAPGSNLPVNLLFTPLPEKRE; translated from the coding sequence ATGAAACTGAAGAAACTATCCATGCTAACCGTCCTGGCCTTGTCACAGATCGCTTCAGCTATCCCGGTTAGTGCACAATCTACCGTAACCAATACTCCACAAGAATCGGATGTGAGCGAAGTTCTTGAGCAGAGCCTGACATCTCAAGAGACTGGAAACGAAGCTTCTATCTCTGATCAGCAAGGCTCTCAAGGAGAAGCTGTAAATAACAACTCTGCGGGTACGGACGAGTCAGCACCATTGCCAAACGCAGCCACTGGGACGGAACCGGCTGAGGTGACTGAACCGCCAGCAGAAGTTATCGACAATAATACGGATACAACTGAACCCATACCTGCGGCTTCCGCTAATGAGCTGATACTGCACTTTAACAGCACGAAGATGGAGCAAGGTGGTCAAGTATATAACGCACCTCAACCAATGCAAGTCAAGAAGGGTGTTTCGTATGTTCCGATCCGTGCCCTCGTGGACCGTGTAGGCTATAAAGTGACTTATGATAAGAAAACCAAGGAAACCATTATTACGAGCGGAACCAACGAGCTTCGCTTCAAAACGGACAGCAGCAAGTATACGGTTAATGGCGTTTCCAAGTCGATGAAAGGCACCTCCTTCCAAACGAAGAATACCTTCATGGTCCCGCTGACTGCAATTACGCAAGCACTTAACATATCTTATAAGGTAGACAATGTCGGCAAGCGGATCATTATGGATGTGTCGGTTAAGCCTGTTGCCAAGTTCACCATCCAGGAGAAGGAAATTTTTGCTGGCCAAACGACGCTCACATATGTAACGGAAGCGACTTCCCCTTCAGGACTTGAGATTGTTAACGAACGCTGGGAAGGCAGACAGGACATTTATGCTCAGTCAGGCGAGTACACCATTACATACACGGTACAAGATGAGAACGGGACCTGGAGTGATCCATACAGCCAGAAGATAACCGTACTTCAGCCTAATCTGCCGCCGGTTGCCATGTTTACGACGGATAAGGATGAATATCGAATGGGCGAATTCATTACCATTACGGATCAGAGCACTGACGATGGTCAGATTGTGAAGCATGATTGGAATAATAAAGCTTATGCCCATTTTACACCAGGACCCAAAACGATCAGCCTCACGGTAACGGACAATAAAGGGTTAACAGCTACTTATGAGAAGACGATTATTGTAACGGGAGAAACACTGTATTCTGCAGATGACTTTAATAAGCTGCTTCTGCCTCCTGGAGAGAAGTTCTCTTTTGACGGGTCTAATGTGCCTGCTCTGCCAAAGATCAACTATTCATATTATGATGAGCCGAGCACACTCATTCGCAGTAACAGTCCCGAAACCGTTAACAGCGAAGGCATTGTATATAAGGAAACCTCAGTGGGCGACACCCGCTTTATGATCCACCATGTGAACAATGTCGGCAAGAACGTGAAGATGTATGTAGTGGCAACGAATAAGAACGCCACGAAGGCCACCATTACGACGGAGAACCTTGGCTTTGCCGGTCCAACAGGTATCGCAACCGCAGCGGGTAAGAAATCCGTATACAATTATTTTGAATCCATGCAGAACGGCTCCAAACAATCCATGCTGACACTCGAACCAGGAGAGAGCAAGCTGGTGATGACAGAGCTGAGCAAGACGAGAATGAAGCAAGGTGATGTTATCTCGTTATTCTCTGATATACACAGCGACTATCCAATTGAGTACAATGTCGTGATGATTGATGAGAAGCTCGATCCGCTTACGGTACTTGGTGAATTGCCTGTTCTCGATCGCGATGGTGTTCATAACCGAGGTACGTACCCGAATTCGACTCGAGTAATCCGTTATTCTGAGTACGTTGGAGATACAGCGCAGCGTTTGGCTCTAGGAGACAATCAGGACGATCCGAATCTGGCCGGTATGGACCCAATGCTCGGTGTTGAAGCATCTAACACAGGTAACTTTGGCGTATTGTACAAAATGACATTCGATAACGTAGCGGCCAACACACTCATCTCCTTCAATCCGCGCGGAGGTAAATATTCCGGTTATGCCATGGTCAACGGCAACATTACGGCGATATACTCAGCCGGTCAGGTGAGCGCGCCTAACGAGCAGGCAGTATTATATCGTACAGGTGACTATAGTCAAAAGGTAGAAATTCTGATGACTGCTGCACCAGGAAGCAATTTGCCTGTCAATCTGCTCTTTACACCGCTGCCAGAGAAAAGAGAATAG
- a CDS encoding YjcZ family sporulation protein: MSNEGGYNGFSIGGILVLFILLVIISKSFNWY, translated from the coding sequence ATGAGCAACGAAGGCGGATACAACGGCTTTAGCATCGGAGGTATTCTCGTATTATTCATCTTGCTGGTGATTATCTCTAAATCTTTTAATTGGTATTGA
- a CDS encoding LysR family transcriptional regulator, whose protein sequence is MDISQIEALLAVCKIRNFTKAAEFLHISQSAVTARIKALEATLGKTLLDRDKRNVRLTQAGIAFVPYAERMLRIYEESKVTLQEEVDHHLIVSGPGSVWHYTYLQNMLDFRKKHPRIAVKFLSYIDSSYMIRDLVLDGIVQLAIRYDPPEHPKFTKKFLFEEEIILVSSKPRDSFITRDDFYEQDYYHIEWGRPFPEWFRGIVGDAYIPPLQTDHSAIMLTMLLQGAGFGYLPRTIADPYIQTGQLYELLSEFTAPPSKLYVVYLTDNQDDPRIELGLAMLGIQ, encoded by the coding sequence ATGGATATCTCACAGATTGAAGCTCTGCTTGCTGTATGCAAGATTCGTAATTTTACGAAGGCGGCAGAATTTTTACATATTTCACAATCTGCTGTTACCGCCAGAATCAAAGCACTGGAAGCCACATTAGGAAAAACTCTGCTCGACCGGGATAAACGAAATGTCCGTCTGACACAAGCAGGTATTGCCTTTGTACCTTATGCGGAGAGAATGCTGCGAATTTACGAGGAGAGTAAGGTGACACTCCAAGAAGAAGTGGATCATCATCTCATTGTTAGCGGACCTGGCTCCGTATGGCACTACACTTATTTGCAGAACATGCTTGATTTCAGAAAAAAACACCCCCGTATTGCTGTCAAGTTTCTAAGCTATATTGACTCCAGCTATATGATTCGTGACTTGGTACTGGATGGAATTGTACAACTGGCCATTCGTTACGACCCGCCAGAACACCCGAAATTTACGAAGAAGTTTTTGTTTGAAGAGGAAATTATCCTTGTTTCCTCCAAACCGCGAGACAGCTTCATCACAAGGGATGATTTCTATGAACAAGATTACTATCATATTGAATGGGGTCGTCCTTTTCCCGAATGGTTCAGAGGTATAGTGGGGGATGCCTATATTCCCCCGCTCCAGACAGATCACTCAGCGATTATGCTGACCATGCTGCTGCAGGGAGCTGGATTTGGTTATCTTCCCCGCACTATAGCCGATCCGTATATTCAGACAGGACAGCTGTACGAGCTGCTCTCTGAATTTACGGCTCCACCCTCCAAATTGTATGTCGTATATCTGACAGACAATCAGGATGATCCCAGAATTGAGCTCGGACTAGCGATGCTCGGTATTCAATAA
- a CDS encoding cytochrome c oxidase assembly protein → MPIHNHIPSAQHSLSLYIFALPLITVMIAYMIAAIVSSQKLRTWKIHRTLFWLLGITCAIAAVFGPLANAAHHDFRYHMISHLLIGMLAPILLVFAAPMTLILRTLPVRLARRFISFLNRPVIRMISHPISASLINLGSMWLLYTTSIYSLMHHHLWLHWFVHVHMLLAGFLFTCSMIDVDPVPHRYSFRLRASILLLSSAGHNILSKYIYAHPPIGVNLSQTETGAMLMYYGGDIIDVLLITILCSQWYKSVNSRSFLSRKSSTQLS, encoded by the coding sequence ATGCCGATTCATAATCACATTCCTTCAGCCCAGCATTCTCTTTCCCTCTATATATTTGCTCTGCCTCTCATTACAGTGATGATCGCGTATATGATTGCAGCTATTGTGTCCAGCCAAAAGCTGCGAACATGGAAGATACACCGGACTCTCTTCTGGCTCCTCGGTATCACATGTGCGATCGCTGCAGTCTTCGGACCTTTAGCTAATGCGGCCCATCACGATTTTCGATATCACATGATCAGTCACTTGCTGATTGGAATGCTCGCTCCCATCCTGCTTGTATTTGCAGCTCCGATGACACTCATCCTGCGTACACTTCCTGTTCGACTAGCCCGGAGGTTCATTTCATTCCTCAACCGACCTGTGATCCGAATGATCAGTCATCCTATTTCAGCGTCACTCATCAACCTCGGAAGTATGTGGCTTCTGTATACGACGAGCATCTATTCACTTATGCATCATCACCTTTGGCTGCACTGGTTCGTCCATGTTCATATGCTGCTAGCCGGATTCCTGTTTACATGCTCCATGATCGATGTGGATCCTGTTCCACATCGGTACAGCTTCAGACTTAGAGCCAGTATCTTGCTGCTCTCGTCGGCAGGACATAATATCCTGTCCAAGTATATTTATGCTCACCCTCCTATAGGTGTAAATCTATCGCAGACTGAAACTGGAGCTATGCTTATGTATTATGGAGGAGATATTATTGATGTCCTCCTCATCACAATACTTTGCTCACAATGGTACAAATCCGTTAATTCGAGGTCCTTCCTATCTAGGAAAAGCAGCACACAGTTATCATAA
- a CDS encoding GNAT family N-acetyltransferase: MQRQAMIKQLTSVEDNIEELTDLLVDVVNDGASIGFLPPLTKEESRAYWDGVIQEDVRCLVIIENERVAGSVQLHVCIKKNGLHRAEIAKLMIHPSARRRGYGRKLLDAAETCAREDKRTLIVLDTRDGDPSNLLYQSHGYLFAGQIPYYARSETGELDATNYYYKLLK; encoded by the coding sequence ATGCAAAGACAAGCAATGATTAAGCAGTTGACTTCTGTAGAAGATAATATCGAAGAGTTAACAGACTTATTGGTAGATGTAGTCAACGACGGGGCTTCCATCGGATTTCTGCCACCATTGACGAAGGAGGAGTCCAGAGCTTATTGGGATGGGGTCATTCAGGAGGATGTGCGCTGTTTAGTCATCATAGAGAATGAAAGAGTCGCAGGAAGCGTGCAGCTTCATGTATGTATTAAGAAAAATGGACTTCACAGAGCCGAAATTGCGAAGCTCATGATTCATCCATCTGCGAGACGGCGGGGATACGGAAGAAAGCTATTAGACGCCGCTGAAACCTGTGCCAGGGAGGATAAGAGGACATTAATCGTGCTGGATACGAGAGATGGAGATCCCTCCAATCTTCTGTATCAATCCCATGGTTATCTCTTTGCTGGTCAGATCCCGTACTATGCAAGAAGTGAGACTGGGGAGCTTGATGCAACAAATTATTATTATAAATTGTTAAAATAA